The DNA sequence AGAGGTACTTCGAGCCAGGAAGCCATAGAAGTCAAGGAGATGGGCTGAGGGCAGGCAGTGTCGAGAAAGAGGATACAGAGGAAAGAAAGGGCGGCATGAGGTCATAGGGAGCTGAAGGGACTCAGGGAAAAGAAGCGGAATCCATGTCAGAGCTCCCACCTGCTTCATGCAAAGAAGCCTGTTAGAGTCCAGGACAGCAAGCTGAGAGGCAGTAGAGCgagaaaggagacagagagaaggcaggacccccccctcaccccctcctgcccttcctccacccccaacATACGAACTCTGTATTCTGGACTCAGGGGCTGGGGGTTCATCTCCCTTATTGTTGGAGAGCAGAGGCCATGAGCCATCCTCATcactgagacagagagagaagaggtgTGAGGCCCATGTATCAAGGCTCTGCGGGACAACAGGAGTCCAAATCATCTTGAGCCTTCTGCACCACCCTCAGGAGCATCAGGGAGGACAGTGTGACTGCCTTGTCCCCAgggatgaagaaaaggaaatactgGGGAGATCCAGCACATCTTGAGGCTTTCACTTCATAGAATGGAAGATAACAGGCTCCTGACAAGGCTGCAGCCACAGCCTCATTCCACTAACAGACCCAACCAAGGCAGGAGACTGAAAACTGAATGTGGATAAGTGGTGTTAGCAGATTTCTTTAGCAGGATGTGCAGCTGGCAGGGTAGTGGAATTCAGAGAGAAGAGTGGCAGGCTGGATGATGGGCTTAGGGATAACCTAGCCAGGGTAGCAAGTCCAAGAAGTGACTAGACTAAGTGGGCTCAAGGGGTGGCCAGGCTAGGTGGGCAGACACAGGAGGTGGCTAGGCTTTAACAGaactgggagggaaggagggctaGCTCAATGGCATGGAGAGCTTAcctgctgtctgcttcctctggTGTTCCTAACATCTTGGCCTTGATCTTCTTCCGCTGTTTCCTGACAGCCACCTTCATGGCTTCAATCAGAAGCCCAGGGACCCTGTGGTCTGTGAGCAGCTCCCTGCAGTAGAGGGGCAGGAGCAGGAAGAAGACAGTGGGGATACCAGCCATAGGTCTCACTCAAGTACCTGTGCTCCTTGTTCCTCCTCGAAACACCTGAATGCACTGCACTGCTAACATCTCTGACCTTTCCTTAGGTGGCCCCCTTCCTACTAACACTTCCTGCTTGCTGCTACTGTGACCCTTTGGGCCGCTCCCTCCAGTTTGGACCAAGTTCCAGGAGGGGAGGGGCTATGGAATTCATGTCCTCCCAGGTGCCCAGGCAGGGTATAGCAAATGTCACTGCTGATACATCAGTAAGCCAAAGAGTAAGGTGGGATGACCTGAGAACCAGAACCAGGCGTGAGCGGAGGCCTCCTGGCTTCCCAGTCTCTCACCGCTCGAAGTAGGCCAACTCTTCCTTAAGCAGAAACACGTTGGCCTTGAGCTCATTCCGCTCCTGAAGGATCTGTTCAACTTCCTCTCGGCTGAAGCTGCCCTGCCCTGCCTGCAGGGGGCTCCCTGGCTGCTGTGGGGCATCCATCTGTGGAAGGTCAGGCATGGTCAGAGGGTTGCCTGTGCTAAACTCCAGCGCCATCACGGGAACGCTAGGGGGAGTGTCTAAGAAGAAAGCGGCCGGGGCTGGGGGTGGACACGGACGGACAAAGGGGCTACAGTGGATGGACAGTAGATGACAGAGCACCGCTCTAAGTGCTTTCCAGAGGACCCGCTATACAGCACGGCACATCCTGTCCAGTGCCCACCGAGTGCCAACGCTGTGAATTCAGGGATGGGTCCCTGCTCTCGTCTAGTACTCACTGGGTCCTCCGGGGTCGTCCGTTCGGGCTCCTGCCTCTGCTCTTCAGCCGACTGGAGGGCGCCTTCCCGCGGTAGCTCGCGTTCCCTCTCGCGGTCCTGCGCCACCCGCAGCTGGGCCTGCACTACGGCCAACTTGTGCCGTAGCTCGGCATTCACCAGTAGAAGGCGCTGCAGCTGCTCCTGCAACTGGGGGCGGGGCGAGAGGAGAGCTGTGGGCGGAGCGCCGAGGCCCCCGGAAGCCCTGTCCAGCGCCCGCCGCCCACTGCCCTCACTGACCGCCTCTGTCTCCTGGCTGCGCTGCAGCAAGTCGCGACTGTGCGCCCGGAGCTCGTCCCGCTGTCGGTCAGTCACCTCCTTGAGCTGCCGCAGCAGCGCGCGCTCCTCTGAGGAAGGGGTGATCTTAGCATTGGTCCCCGGGTTACTGGGGGCCCTCAGCCCGCCCTGGTCCTGGCGGGGCCTGCACTCACCCCGAGGCCCCGAGCGCAGCTCCCTGCGAAGGTGTTCGTTCTCCTCCCTCAGCCGCCGCAGCTCCAGTTCGGCCTGCAGCGCCGACACCTGCAGCTGGGGAGACTCAGGGTTAGGGCCTGTCGGTCCCACGGGGCGTGAGCGGAGGGGGCAGTGACTCACCGAGTCCGGGGCGGGCCCTACGGCGGCCTTTTCCAGGAGCTCCAGCGCCCGCACCACGAGCGGCACCAGCCCGACCGCCGCCTCCGTCCCGAAACGGCGGGTCAGCTCTTGCAGCTCAGTGCCCAGCGCCCCCGCTAGATGGTACACGAGCTCCGCGTCCGTCCCCGACCCCGCGGCCACTCGAGGTCCCCAGCCGGGTGGCCCAGGAGCCGCTCTTCTGGGCTCCATTTTTGCCCCCTTGATAACCTAAGGCACCCTCACCAGGAATTGTGGCAGGCCAAACAGTTCCGGCCCAGGAAGTTTAGGGCCCTAAGGGGAGGAGTAGAAGTGACAGGGAGAAGCGATTACGGGAAAAGGTCCTGGAAAGGGGGACAATACCCTAGGCCCCCTAGGCTCTGTCCCTTTCAACCCCAAGGTCACAAGGAAAGGGACAGTCAATTTCCAGGCAGGCACCCAAGAGCTGAGGCCCAGGGCTGTAAGTGGCCACTTTAGGCAAGCCCTCAATCCAGGCTCCACCCCCGTGTCTGGAGTTAAGGGCTGGACTTGGCTGCCAAGCTCTCCAAGCAAGAGGTGAGAGATTCAAGGCCAATGAGCAGTCTGCTGGGCGGTCTTTACAGAGCCAGGGTCTCATGTgcttgccccccacccccaggaatgacacaaaaagctttttaaaaagggGATAGGCTggcagcatggtggtacatatctgcaatgcaatcccagcactcatgagccTGCGGCAGGATTTCAAGCCCAAGGCCAGGTTGGGCTAaagaggccctgtctcaaaaaaacaaaaccaaaaaccccaaagaaacaaaactgctgggtgctggtgtaatcctagctactcaggaggcagagatcaggaggatctcagttcaaagccagccccggcaaatagtacctgagaccctatctaggaaatacccatcacaaaaaagggctgtcagagtggctcaaggtgaaggccctgagttcaaaccccagtaccgcacaaaaaaacaaaaaaaaccctaaagggTGGGAGGAGCACTAGGCTGGGCAATACAGCCAGAGCTCCTAGACACATTACTCCTTAACTGATGTTGACAGTGGGTGGAGATTTGCAACTATTTTGCAACAAACCAGCAAATGTGTGAAGGCAAAAGAGTGAGTATGAAAGCCAAACCTACCTCAGTTCCCTGGGTCCAGGGGATATCAAGCCCTATTTAACCAAGGGGTCTTATACCCTCTTTCAGGCTGACCCCAGCACACTGCTGAACAACTGCTCCAGGCCAGCCCCCTGCCTTATCTACACCCAGAATTTGAActcggggaaaaaaaaaaaacaaccctcaaCCATTCTATTTAtacaaaatttattatattttgttcagGATTACAAGGTATTAACAACACAAGCACAAAACAGAGGGAAAAGGGGCCAAGCTGCTGAATGTCACCAGCTTGTTTATGGGATGGGGCTAAGAGGCTCCTTTGGGGAGTCTGAAGAAGGAATTGGTAAGAAACAACTAAGCATAGAGGTCCTCCCGATCTGCAGAGTAGACCTCACCCTCCTGCAGGAGTGCAAAATTGAGGAAGTGGGAAGGTCTGTGCACCTCATGGTAGAACTCTTTGGGGTTTGCCAGCTGCAGCTCATACTTCATGTTGGGATCATGCCGGACACCTTAGGGGAGAGGAAAACATCCAATGTTAACAAAGGTCTACTTGCCTCACCCAGCCTGAGCCTCTGAGCCATTTCCAAGGTAGAGTCAGGACCCAAGTGCTAAAGGTGATGGCCTCACTTTATCTCTTACCCCCCATCCACACTTGCTGTGCTGCcctcacacacaaacacgcagtcCACTTACCCATAAAGTTGTAGTTCCACGAGGACTGGGCAGGGACCATAAAGAAGCCAAGGAAGCGGTCAGATAGCAGCATCTGGACCCTCTCATAGTGTGAGGGTAGGTAACCTTTGGGGTTGTTGCCTTTGTCTGTGTTCTGGCGGCCCCATTCATAGCCACTAGGGGTCAACTTGTAGGCTGTCAGTGTGCAGGAGCCTGGTGTAAAGCTAGGGAAGGGATGAAGACAAGGTGAGAATTCAGGCCATTCCGGCCCTGGCCTACGCTGCTTGCCACCATACTTCTTCCCAAGGGAGTCCAAACCCACCTGCAGGTGATGATAATGGTCTTCTCACCATCCCAAGATGGATTATCAGCCATAATCTTGGCATGGGTGGTGACATCCTGGGGTGATAGCTGGGGAGATTCATTGGGCTGAGTGTGGATCCAACCTAAGGGTTCCATTTCCTATAGGCAAGGAGTAAAGAGCTGTTCAACTCATCTGCAGACAGAAATCTTTCGTAA is a window from the Castor canadensis chromosome 11, mCasCan1.hap1v2, whole genome shotgun sequence genome containing:
- the Rilp gene encoding rab-interacting lysosomal protein isoform X5 — protein: MEPRRAAPGPPGWGPRVAAGSGTDAELVYHLAGALGTELQELTRRFGTEAAVGLVPLVVRALELLEKAAVGPAPDSVSALQAELELRRLREENEHLRRELRSGPREERALLRQLKEVTDRQRDELRAHSRDLLQRSQETEALQEQLQRLLLVNAELRHKLAVVQAQLRVAQDRERERELPREGALQSAEEQRQEPERTTPEDPMDAPQQPGSPLQAGQGSFSREEVEQILQERNELKANVFLLKEELAYFERELLTDHRVPGLLIEAMKVAVRKQRKKIKAKMLGTPEEADSSDEDGSWPLLSNNKGDEPPAPESRIQSSFGLWYQGETEAPEAKTSSTASSQLGREEEASQEPSLESVGSSPASTS
- the Rilp gene encoding rab-interacting lysosomal protein isoform X4, which produces MEPRRAAPGPPGWGPRVAAGSGTDAELVYHLAGALGTELQELTRRFGTEAAVGLVPLVVRALELLEKAAVGPAPDSLQVSALQAELELRRLREENEHLRRELRSGPREERALLRQLKEVTDRQRDELRAHSRDLLQRSQETEALQEQLQRLLLVNAELRHKLAVVQAQLRVAQDRERERELPREGALQSAEEQRQEPERTTPEDPMDAPQQPGSPLQAGQGSFSREEVEQILQERNELKANVFLLKEELAYFERELLTDHRVPGLLIEAMKVAVRKQRKKIKAKMLGTPEEADSSDEDGSWPLLSNNKGDEPPAPESRIQSSFGLWYQGETEAPEAKTSSTASSQLGREEEASQEPSLESVGSSPASTS
- the Rilp gene encoding rab-interacting lysosomal protein isoform X3 gives rise to the protein MEPRRAAPGPPGWGPRVAAGSGTDAELVYHLAGALGTELQELTRRFGTEAAVGLVPLVVRALELLEKAAVGPAPDSLQVSALQAELELRRLREENEHLRRELRSGPREERALLRQLKEVTDRQRDELRAHSRDLLQRSQETEALQEQLQRLLLVNAELRHKLAVVQAQLRVAQDRERERELPREGALQSAEEQRQEPERTTPEDPMDAPQQPGSPLQAGQGSFSREEVEQILQERNELKANVFLLKEELAYFERELLTDHRVPGLLIEAMKVAVRKQRKKIKAKMLGTPEEADSSDEDGSWPLLSNNKGDEPPAPESRIQSSVKQRPLKLRPAALPPASWEEKRKPPKSLHWNLWAALQPPPPDWAFSLLMMNMLI
- the Rilp gene encoding rab-interacting lysosomal protein isoform X2 encodes the protein MEPRRAAPGPPGWGPRVAAGSGTDAELVYHLAGALGTELQELTRRFGTEAAVGLVPLVVRALELLEKAAVGPAPDSVSALQAELELRRLREENEHLRRELRSGPREERALLRQLKEVTDRQRDELRAHSRDLLQRSQETEALQEQLQRLLLVNAELRHKLAVVQAQLRVAQDRERERELPREGALQSAEEQRQEPERTTPEDPMDAPQQPGSPLQAGQGSFSREEVEQILQERNELKANVFLLKEELAYFERELLTDHRVPGLLIEAMKVAVRKQRKKIKAKMLGTPEEADSSDEDGSWPLLSNNKGDEPPAPESRIQTLACGIRVKQRPLKLRPAALPPASWEEKRKPPKSLHWNLWAALQPPPPDWAFSLLMMNMLI
- the Rilp gene encoding rab-interacting lysosomal protein isoform X1; its protein translation is MEPRRAAPGPPGWGPRVAAGSGTDAELVYHLAGALGTELQELTRRFGTEAAVGLVPLVVRALELLEKAAVGPAPDSLQVSALQAELELRRLREENEHLRRELRSGPREERALLRQLKEVTDRQRDELRAHSRDLLQRSQETEALQEQLQRLLLVNAELRHKLAVVQAQLRVAQDRERERELPREGALQSAEEQRQEPERTTPEDPMDAPQQPGSPLQAGQGSFSREEVEQILQERNELKANVFLLKEELAYFERELLTDHRVPGLLIEAMKVAVRKQRKKIKAKMLGTPEEADSSDEDGSWPLLSNNKGDEPPAPESRIQTLACGIRVKQRPLKLRPAALPPASWEEKRKPPKSLHWNLWAALQPPPPDWAFSLLMMNMLI
- the Rilp gene encoding rab-interacting lysosomal protein isoform X7; protein product: MEPRRAAPGPPGWGPRVAAGSGTDAELVYHLAGALGTELQELTRRFGTEAAVGLVPLVVRALELLEKAAVGPAPDSLQVSALQAELELRRLREENEHLRRELRSGPREERALLRQLKEVTDRQRDELRAHSRDLLQRSQETEALQEQLQRLLLVNAELRHKLAVVQAQLRVAQDRERERELPREGALQSAEEQRQEPERTTPEDPMDAPQQPGSPLQAGQGSFSREEVEQILQERNELKANVFLLKEELAYFERELLTDHRVPGLLIEAMKVAVRKQRKKIKAKMLGTPEEADSSDEDGSWPLLSNNKGDEPPAPESRIQR
- the Rilp gene encoding rab-interacting lysosomal protein isoform X6; protein product: MEPRRAAPGPPGWGPRVAAGSGTDAELVYHLAGALGTELQELTRRFGTEAAVGLVPLVVRALELLEKAAVGPAPDSLQVSALQAELELRRLREENEHLRRELRSGPREERALLRQLKEVTDRQRDELRAHSRDLLQRSQETEALQEQLQRLLLVNAELRHKLAVVQAQLRVAQDRERERELPREGALQSAEEQRQEPERTTPEDPMDAPQQPGSPLQAGQGSFSREEVEQILQERNELKANVFLLKEELAYFERELLTDHRVPGLLIEAMKVAVRKQRKKIKAKMLGTPEEADSSFGLWYQGETEAPEAKTSSTASSQLGREEEASQEPSLESVGSSPASTS